In one Fibrobacter sp. genomic region, the following are encoded:
- a CDS encoding glycosyltransferase, with protein MGGILIACLTAIYTLLFLFFIIGLIRTRRYKGPKATPSVSVVVPMRNEEEFAQRTLEALAEQDYAGEWEVICVDDRSTDRTKEILENFAKDHPKFRVLSLPQDLPQIASPKKRALESAFKIAKNEILLTMDADCIPRKSWITSMAGRFVDGICIVQGPKQNNGSRTMPHLFQKLETLGYTAMEGAGFSWGHPIVASAACLAYKKELFFEVGGFGDLINLSSGDDDMLIHKMMKIPGTKVCYNLDKDAVIETAPVDTWKQLFNQRARWSSNGTSYESKAYIFLLTLIYTYYIWMFISPWCVLLLDCPWQWCVFSILPKIIVDFVFLSIAAAKLHAKRQMFAFIPTELIQIPMIVFCVPAGITGLFRWK; from the coding sequence ATGGGTGGAATTCTCATTGCATGTTTAACGGCGATTTATACGCTTTTGTTCCTATTCTTCATTATAGGACTTATCCGCACGCGCCGTTACAAAGGTCCTAAGGCCACCCCCAGCGTATCCGTTGTGGTGCCCATGCGCAATGAAGAGGAATTCGCCCAGAGAACTTTGGAAGCCCTGGCCGAACAAGATTACGCCGGCGAATGGGAAGTCATTTGCGTAGACGACCGTTCCACCGACCGCACCAAGGAAATTCTCGAGAACTTCGCCAAGGACCATCCCAAGTTCCGCGTTCTTAGCCTCCCCCAGGACTTGCCCCAAATCGCAAGCCCCAAGAAGCGTGCCTTGGAAAGTGCATTCAAGATTGCCAAGAACGAAATCCTTTTGACCATGGATGCCGACTGCATTCCACGCAAGAGCTGGATTACCTCCATGGCTGGCCGCTTTGTGGACGGAATCTGCATCGTGCAAGGTCCGAAACAGAACAACGGCAGCCGCACCATGCCCCACCTTTTCCAGAAGTTGGAAACCTTGGGATACACCGCCATGGAAGGGGCCGGATTCAGCTGGGGTCACCCCATTGTGGCTAGCGCCGCATGCCTCGCCTACAAAAAGGAACTTTTCTTCGAAGTGGGCGGATTCGGCGACCTGATCAATTTAAGTAGCGGTGACGACGACATGCTCATCCACAAGATGATGAAAATCCCCGGCACCAAGGTCTGCTACAACCTGGACAAGGACGCTGTTATTGAAACCGCCCCTGTGGACACCTGGAAGCAATTGTTCAACCAGCGCGCCCGCTGGAGCAGCAACGGCACCAGCTACGAAAGCAAGGCCTACATCTTCCTGCTGACCTTGATTTACACCTACTACATCTGGATGTTCATCAGTCCGTGGTGCGTATTGCTTCTGGATTGTCCTTGGCAGTGGTGCGTATTCTCCATCCTGCCGAAGATTATCGTGGACTTTGTGTTCCTGAGCATCGCCGCAGCAAAGCTCCACGCCAAACGCCAGATGTTCGCTTTCATCCCTACCGAACTGATTCAAATTCCGATGATCGTGTTCTGCGTTCCCGCAGGCATCACCGGCTTGTTCCGCTGGAAATAA
- a CDS encoding glycoside hydrolase family 5 protein encodes MKRLFPLALIFSLGLMACDQGGGNHTLAQNPEDQPDTTRVAVPVDYSLGRAMNKRLGKGINLGNSWDSKGNSLDCSWGNCIEDDDFAVIKATGFNSVRLPVRWQFDSDYSTHTVDAERLAGVKEDIKLALAQGLAVIVNFHHYDELNDACGNYVTNPQAFIDEKMHFLSLWNQVSKEMEEFPDSMVVLEIINEPTCKFANLVAEFELDAYKVIRANAPGKTIMFEAYQAAKFGELGMLELPEDGNIIYTGHYYEPYTYSHQGHSYNCRGDEVYDVTAAADFRKYVALAQKLYPDVNGGHVPMNMSEFGISGGGDFANTSKCNNTYNTLPSAKMKARWAKEVIKIVEDYDISWQYWGFTKVGGFEAYSRNDDSWYEGFPAAFGL; translated from the coding sequence AAGATTATTCCCGTTAGCACTTATTTTCAGCCTCGGTCTGATGGCTTGTGACCAAGGTGGCGGAAACCACACTCTTGCACAAAATCCGGAAGATCAGCCTGACACCACCAGGGTCGCGGTTCCCGTCGACTACTCCCTGGGTCGTGCAATGAACAAGCGTCTCGGCAAGGGTATCAATCTCGGCAACTCTTGGGATTCCAAGGGCAACAGTCTGGATTGCAGCTGGGGCAACTGCATTGAAGATGACGATTTCGCCGTCATCAAGGCTACCGGCTTCAACTCCGTACGCCTCCCGGTACGCTGGCAGTTCGACTCCGACTACAGCACTCATACGGTAGATGCAGAACGCCTGGCCGGCGTCAAGGAAGACATCAAGCTCGCTTTGGCCCAGGGGCTTGCAGTTATTGTCAACTTCCACCACTACGACGAATTGAACGATGCCTGCGGTAACTACGTAACAAATCCGCAAGCCTTCATTGACGAAAAGATGCACTTCCTTTCTCTCTGGAATCAAGTTTCAAAGGAAATGGAAGAATTCCCCGACAGCATGGTCGTTCTAGAAATCATTAACGAACCTACCTGTAAGTTCGCAAACCTTGTCGCCGAATTCGAATTGGACGCATACAAGGTCATCCGTGCAAACGCTCCCGGCAAGACTATCATGTTTGAAGCCTACCAGGCAGCAAAATTCGGCGAACTCGGTATGCTCGAATTGCCGGAAGACGGAAACATCATCTACACTGGCCACTATTACGAGCCCTATACATACTCTCACCAAGGCCACTCCTACAACTGCAGAGGCGACGAAGTATACGACGTGACTGCAGCCGCAGACTTTAGAAAGTACGTTGCCTTGGCACAAAAGCTCTACCCGGACGTAAACGGCGGACACGTTCCTATGAACATGAGTGAATTCGGTATTTCCGGTGGTGGTGACTTCGCCAACACATCAAAGTGCAACAACACTTACAACACCTTGCCGTCCGCAAAGATGAAGGCAAGATGGGCCAAGGAAGTCATCAAGATCGTGGAAGATTACGACATTTCCTGGCAGTACTGGGGATTCACTAAGGTTGGTGGTTTCGAAGCCTACAGCCGAAATGATGATTCTTGGTACGAAGGTTTCCCCGCAGCATTCGGTCTGTAG
- a CDS encoding thioredoxin family protein produces MNSMPPPDMWMDYSTGALSKDSKLIVNIVIPDNWHVNANVAADEFLKPSSIDVEAQGIKFGEPKWPTAIKEYSEALDLENLVFRGNFQVELPIESVEDGYDSTTTKVTFHYQACDNSICLAPAEKTIDIKGMSLGSVKKNDGEKFAIAFDDEAKENTDSTAATVATTPASSEAEPVTNEENGPAAGTLALLLFALLGGAILNLMPCVLPVLSLKLFSLIKQAGESRGRLLALGVSTAAGILVSFWVLAAIITIIKIGGGNAGWGMQFQSAGFIAFMVVILSAFAMSFFGVFEVWLPWGATTKMDAAGQKSGLVGAFFTGALLVLLSTPCSAPFLGTAMGFAFTASAPVLFLFFTAAGLGLAAPYLLVSAFPSMLKVLPKPGAWMVKLQKIMGALLLATVVWLLWIVNEQAGGVGVGIFAVVAVLSIAASVALGKIAPPGVAFIREIGVAVGAAAVLFIAWFGILAPRYEAEVQFRFDARMAEQMTEDGWYRYSPALIEEMAKAGRTVFIDVSADWCITCKANEAAVLNREDFTRAMDSLNVARVKADWTRETPDVNALLRSLGKSGVPAYAIYPKGDAGKQIVLPELLTTGAIVEKITK; encoded by the coding sequence ATGAACAGCATGCCTCCTCCGGACATGTGGATGGATTATTCTACCGGCGCGCTGAGCAAGGATTCCAAGCTGATTGTGAACATCGTCATTCCTGACAACTGGCATGTAAACGCCAATGTCGCTGCCGATGAATTTCTGAAGCCTTCCTCCATTGATGTGGAGGCACAAGGTATCAAGTTCGGCGAACCCAAGTGGCCTACCGCCATCAAGGAATACAGCGAAGCCCTGGATTTGGAGAACCTGGTATTCCGCGGAAACTTCCAGGTGGAACTTCCCATTGAATCTGTCGAAGATGGCTACGATAGTACCACTACCAAGGTGACATTCCATTACCAGGCCTGCGACAATTCCATCTGCCTCGCTCCTGCAGAAAAGACTATTGACATCAAGGGCATGAGCCTTGGTTCCGTAAAAAAAAACGATGGTGAGAAATTCGCCATAGCTTTCGATGATGAAGCTAAGGAAAATACAGACTCAACCGCCGCGACCGTCGCGACAACTCCAGCAAGTTCTGAAGCCGAGCCCGTAACAAATGAAGAGAACGGTCCCGCCGCCGGCACGCTTGCCCTATTGCTGTTCGCCTTGCTCGGCGGTGCAATCCTGAACTTGATGCCCTGCGTGTTGCCGGTACTTTCCCTCAAGCTCTTCAGCCTCATCAAGCAGGCTGGCGAAAGCCGCGGTAGACTTCTCGCATTAGGCGTTAGCACTGCAGCAGGCATCCTCGTCAGTTTCTGGGTGCTGGCAGCCATCATCACCATCATCAAGATCGGCGGCGGCAATGCAGGCTGGGGCATGCAATTCCAAAGCGCAGGCTTTATCGCCTTTATGGTGGTGATCCTTTCCGCATTCGCCATGAGTTTCTTCGGCGTATTCGAAGTATGGCTTCCCTGGGGCGCCACCACCAAGATGGACGCCGCCGGTCAAAAGTCTGGCCTTGTTGGCGCCTTCTTCACAGGCGCATTGCTGGTACTCTTGAGCACCCCCTGCTCCGCACCCTTCCTCGGTACCGCCATGGGCTTCGCCTTTACCGCTAGCGCCCCGGTGCTGTTTCTGTTCTTTACTGCCGCAGGCCTGGGACTTGCAGCCCCCTACCTTTTAGTCAGTGCCTTCCCTAGTATGCTCAAGGTTTTGCCCAAGCCGGGCGCCTGGATGGTGAAGCTGCAGAAGATAATGGGCGCATTGCTTTTGGCAACCGTCGTATGGCTCCTCTGGATTGTAAATGAACAAGCCGGCGGCGTAGGCGTCGGTATCTTCGCAGTTGTCGCAGTACTTTCCATCGCAGCAAGCGTAGCCTTGGGCAAGATCGCCCCGCCAGGCGTCGCCTTCATTCGCGAAATCGGCGTAGCTGTTGGCGCCGCAGCGGTCTTATTTATTGCATGGTTCGGAATTCTCGCTCCACGCTACGAAGCTGAAGTGCAGTTCCGCTTTGACGCCCGCATGGCGGAACAGATGACGGAAGACGGTTGGTACCGTTACAGCCCCGCCCTCATTGAAGAAATGGCAAAGGCCGGACGCACCGTATTCATCGATGTTTCCGCCGACTGGTGCATTACCTGTAAGGCTAACGAGGCCGCCGTCCTGAACCGCGAAGACTTTACCCGCGCCATGGATAGCCTGAACGTAGCCCGCGTGAAAGCTGACTGGACCCGCGAAACTCCCGACGTGAACGCCCTCCTCCGCAGCCTAGGAAAATCCGGCGTGCCCGCCTATGCCATCTACCCCAAGGGTGACGCAGGCAAGCAAATCGTTCTGCCGGAACTTCTGACCACAGGCGCCATCGTGGAAAAGATTACAAAGTAA
- the glgA gene encoding glycogen synthase, protein MNAAILTNEFPPEIYGGAGIHVKFLTQELAKLCHVEARCFGVQNDDADNIRAIGFSRKLGLNPKDDRFQKIFKPLDINLQWAATMDDIDVIHCHTWYSHFGGVLASRLLQCPLILTTHSLEPHRPWKAEQLGDGGYAMSCWIEKTAYEAADGVIAVSQGMKRDVMKLYGVPEDRVKVIYNGIDPDFYAPTFSNGILEKWGVDPNKPFVLFVGRITRQKGISQLIQAIPQIDKNAQVVLCAGAPDTQELADECKALIEEVQKTREGVIWIQEPVPHEELRVLYSHATVFATPSLYEPFGIINLEAMSCGTPVVGSAVGGIPEIIVDGETGFLVPLKPVSETNFEPADPKAFQTDFANKLNTILANPEMAKKMGEVSRKRAIDVFSWKAIAQQTYEFYQECIERYKKEGKR, encoded by the coding sequence ATGAACGCAGCTATCCTTACTAACGAGTTCCCGCCGGAAATCTATGGCGGTGCCGGTATTCACGTTAAGTTTTTGACTCAGGAATTGGCAAAGCTTTGCCATGTGGAAGCCCGCTGCTTTGGCGTGCAGAACGATGACGCCGACAATATTCGTGCAATTGGTTTCAGCCGTAAGCTGGGCCTGAACCCGAAGGATGACCGCTTCCAGAAGATTTTCAAGCCCCTGGATATTAACCTCCAGTGGGCTGCTACCATGGATGACATCGACGTTATCCATTGCCATACCTGGTACAGCCACTTTGGCGGCGTTCTCGCTTCCCGCCTGCTGCAGTGCCCGCTGATTCTTACCACCCACTCCTTGGAACCCCACCGTCCGTGGAAGGCTGAACAGCTGGGTGACGGCGGCTATGCCATGAGCTGCTGGATTGAAAAGACTGCTTATGAAGCTGCTGATGGCGTTATCGCTGTGAGCCAGGGCATGAAGCGCGACGTAATGAAGCTTTACGGCGTTCCCGAAGATCGCGTGAAGGTGATTTATAACGGTATTGATCCGGACTTCTATGCACCGACCTTCAGCAACGGCATCCTCGAAAAGTGGGGCGTCGATCCGAATAAGCCTTTTGTTCTGTTCGTGGGCCGTATTACCCGCCAGAAGGGTATCAGCCAGCTGATCCAGGCTATCCCGCAGATCGACAAGAACGCTCAGGTGGTTCTTTGCGCAGGCGCTCCCGACACCCAGGAACTTGCAGACGAATGCAAGGCCCTCATCGAAGAAGTCCAGAAGACCCGCGAAGGCGTTATCTGGATTCAGGAACCGGTTCCGCATGAGGAACTCCGCGTGCTCTACAGCCACGCTACCGTCTTTGCAACTCCGTCCCTCTATGAACCTTTCGGCATCATCAACCTGGAAGCCATGAGCTGCGGTACTCCTGTTGTGGGTAGCGCTGTGGGCGGCATTCCGGAAATCATCGTGGACGGCGAAACTGGCTTCCTGGTTCCCCTGAAGCCTGTTTCTGAAACCAATTTTGAACCGGCCGACCCGAAGGCTTTCCAGACTGATTTCGCCAACAAGCTGAACACTATTCTGGCAAACCCCGAAATGGCAAAGAAGATGGGCGAAGTAAGCCGTAAGCGCGCGATAGACGTATTCAGCTGGAAGGCTATTGCCCAGCAGACCTACGAATTCTATCAGGAATGCATTGAGAGATACAAGAAGGAAGGCAAACGCTAA
- the lpxA gene encoding acyl-ACP--UDP-N-acetylglucosamine O-acyltransferase produces the protein MIHPSAFVHPSAKVHESTFIGPWCLVDEGAEIGEGVRLESRVHVYGGVKIGANTRVFDGAVLGAPPQDLKYAGEPTRLEVGENCTIREYCTLNRGTVQGGGCTRVADKVLIMAYSHVGHDCQIGRGVVIANGCQLGGHVRIGEFATIGGVTAIQQRNQVGAYAFVGGTYKVDKDVPPCSKAFGSPIRFGALNLHALRLHPEEFPQERIEFFEKAFRELYRGKRPMAEVIEELKKGPEPLFQAFFDEHWGGTIIRP, from the coding sequence ATGATTCACCCTTCCGCATTTGTTCACCCCTCTGCAAAAGTTCACGAATCGACCTTTATCGGCCCGTGGTGTCTTGTGGACGAGGGGGCTGAAATTGGCGAGGGAGTCCGATTGGAAAGCCGAGTCCATGTCTATGGCGGTGTAAAAATCGGCGCCAATACACGTGTTTTCGACGGGGCTGTTCTTGGCGCTCCTCCCCAGGATCTAAAGTATGCCGGGGAACCGACCCGCCTTGAGGTGGGGGAGAACTGCACCATCCGTGAATACTGTACTTTGAACCGTGGCACTGTTCAAGGTGGTGGCTGTACTCGCGTTGCAGACAAAGTATTAATTATGGCTTACTCTCACGTGGGGCATGATTGTCAAATTGGCCGTGGGGTGGTCATCGCCAACGGCTGCCAGCTAGGTGGCCATGTTCGCATTGGTGAATTTGCTACTATCGGTGGCGTTACCGCCATCCAGCAGCGCAATCAGGTGGGCGCCTACGCTTTCGTGGGCGGAACCTACAAGGTGGACAAGGATGTTCCGCCCTGCAGCAAGGCCTTCGGTTCCCCGATACGCTTCGGCGCCTTGAACCTTCACGCCTTGCGCCTCCATCCCGAGGAATTCCCCCAGGAACGTATTGAATTTTTTGAAAAGGCTTTCCGCGAACTTTACCGCGGCAAGCGCCCCATGGCTGAAGTCATCGAGGAACTGAAAAAAGGCCCGGAACCATTGTTCCAAGCCTTCTTCGATGAACATTGGGGCGGCACGATCATCCGCCCGTAA
- a CDS encoding sigma-70 family RNA polymerase sigma factor: MPKQGILTELNQKLERVWKENATQIYKLCSRRSNSIEVAKDLFQDVALKFCKSAHSLNLDEPMACWFSVVVKNAYCDQFRRRFRETSFSCLAENGIPYDVIPASASVHFNDEAGQADAEKELYFLMSELNARERASVELTFLEGVSLDEACVSQQVSRRGFTKRRQKAFLKMQKKRRDINNFLEKNDALTLILKKLLTKAG; the protein is encoded by the coding sequence ATGCCTAAACAAGGAATTTTAACAGAACTAAATCAAAAACTAGAACGCGTTTGGAAGGAAAACGCAACACAAATCTATAAACTTTGCTCTCGGAGGAGTAATTCCATTGAGGTTGCGAAGGACCTTTTTCAAGATGTCGCCTTAAAATTCTGCAAATCGGCGCATTCCTTGAATTTGGATGAACCGATGGCTTGCTGGTTTTCGGTGGTCGTAAAGAATGCCTATTGCGATCAGTTTCGTCGTCGGTTCCGGGAAACTTCCTTTTCTTGCCTAGCCGAGAATGGAATCCCCTACGATGTAATTCCTGCCAGTGCCTCGGTGCATTTCAATGACGAGGCAGGGCAAGCGGATGCTGAAAAAGAATTGTATTTCCTCATGTCGGAACTGAATGCCCGTGAAAGAGCTTCCGTTGAATTGACTTTCTTGGAAGGGGTATCCTTGGATGAGGCTTGCGTTTCACAACAGGTCTCAAGACGAGGCTTTACGAAAAGAAGACAGAAAGCATTTTTGAAAATGCAGAAAAAAAGGAGGGACATCAACAATTTTCTTGAAAAGAACGATGCTCTGACGCTTATTTTGAAAAAGTTGCTAACAAAGGCTGGGTAA
- a CDS encoding alpha/beta hydrolase has translation MKSKFLKMAVVVAAALALVNCGDESNPANPDQNPIGELSSSSDVTGTPDVGVSSSSEIAGPIAGISSSSEIAGPVAGVSSSSEIAGPVAGISSSSEKPVAASSSSVAAPKSSSSEKVIPSSSSAAPKGIFLATDTDENKDYMEVEYLERTGPDGGAILSYPKRLSDTQKHGIVVWGPGGGTPPGDYPGMIKRLASHGFVVIAVSSSPGDGSKAIAALNWLEQKAKDSNGPLYNKLDFTKVGCSGHSMGGLESEQALIKDKRVITAIMNNSGDFSGNGAKQVPTGMGKTIALVYGEVGSEAPNAQNDYNNRDVKVPACLIRMENNNYGHGSGPWDGQAATVAWMRWHLGGEDFRKADFVGSTGKYIDGPVYTWQGAKGNWKGQCKNF, from the coding sequence ATGAAATCCAAATTTCTGAAGATGGCTGTTGTTGTGGCGGCTGCTTTGGCTCTTGTGAATTGCGGTGATGAATCCAATCCCGCAAACCCCGATCAGAATCCGATTGGCGAACTTTCCAGTTCTAGTGATGTAACTGGCACACCTGATGTAGGTGTTTCCAGTTCCAGCGAAATTGCTGGCCCGATTGCTGGTATCTCCAGCTCTAGCGAAATTGCTGGCCCCGTTGCCGGCGTTTCTAGTTCCAGTGAAATTGCTGGCCCCGTTGCTGGTATCTCCAGCTCTAGTGAAAAGCCTGTTGCTGCTTCCAGCTCCAGTGTTGCAGCTCCGAAGTCCAGCTCTTCCGAAAAGGTTATTCCGTCTTCTTCTTCCGCAGCTCCGAAGGGTATCTTCCTTGCAACGGATACCGACGAAAATAAGGACTATATGGAAGTTGAATATCTTGAACGCACCGGTCCGGATGGTGGAGCAATTCTTTCCTACCCGAAGCGTCTTTCTGACACCCAGAAGCACGGCATCGTTGTTTGGGGCCCGGGTGGCGGCACTCCTCCGGGAGATTATCCGGGCATGATCAAGCGTCTCGCATCTCATGGCTTCGTTGTCATTGCTGTTAGCAGCTCTCCTGGTGATGGCTCCAAGGCAATTGCTGCTTTGAACTGGTTGGAACAGAAGGCTAAGGATTCCAATGGCCCGCTTTACAACAAGCTTGACTTCACCAAGGTTGGTTGCTCTGGCCACTCTATGGGCGGCCTTGAATCTGAACAGGCTCTTATCAAGGACAAGCGTGTCATTACCGCTATCATGAATAACAGTGGTGATTTCAGTGGTAACGGTGCAAAGCAGGTTCCCACCGGCATGGGCAAGACTATCGCACTCGTCTACGGTGAAGTTGGTTCTGAAGCTCCGAACGCACAGAACGACTACAACAACCGCGATGTTAAGGTTCCCGCTTGCTTGATCCGTATGGAAAACAACAACTACGGCCATGGTTCTGGTCCGTGGGATGGTCAGGCTGCTACTGTTGCTTGGATGCGTTGGCACCTGGGCGGCGAAGACTTCCGTAAGGCAGACTTTGTCGGTTCCACCGGTAAGTATATCGACGGTCCGGTTTACACTTGGCAGGGCGCTAAGGGTAACTGGAAGGGTCAGTGCAAGAACTTCTAA
- a CDS encoding CCA tRNA nucleotidyltransferase, whose translation MAIVQTLAGENFEPELPKRLLKIADDIIAAGGRAYLVGGWVRDALLGKNCRDYDVEVYDLEQDQLLPILSKYGKTNLVGKAFGVIHLSMKGESLDFSFPRTESKVGYGHKGFVVKTDAKLSFKEAALRRDFTINAMGMELPDLKLCDPYGGIDDLKSRCLRHVGPAFAEDSLRILRGVQFASRFALNLAPETVEMCRTLSLDDLSIERLFEEFKKWLLKPGKPSLGLKAFIDIKLDEYFPEVNTSGELLDAMVGCRKGLTDEEAAELAFAALLSGNAFPGNGCEDVKALANKFLARITNEIHLVRKVPEILKCYSELNYETVPAAPVLRRLAVRLDGLKLLALLVKSTPKTQFKSASFAEDLWGAAESLGVLNVAPQPFLTGKMLIDLGVKPGKQMGEIIKKSFELQLDGELTNADAALAWAKAELSA comes from the coding sequence ATGGCTATTGTGCAAACTCTTGCTGGTGAAAATTTTGAACCGGAACTTCCGAAGCGCCTGCTGAAAATTGCAGACGATATTATTGCAGCCGGTGGCCGTGCCTATCTGGTGGGTGGCTGGGTTCGCGATGCGCTTCTTGGAAAAAATTGCCGCGACTACGATGTCGAAGTTTACGATCTTGAACAGGATCAGTTGCTTCCTATTTTGTCCAAATATGGTAAGACAAATTTGGTAGGAAAGGCTTTTGGTGTCATCCATCTTTCTATGAAGGGTGAGTCACTGGACTTTTCGTTTCCCCGTACAGAAAGCAAGGTGGGCTATGGCCATAAAGGGTTTGTGGTAAAGACCGATGCTAAGCTTAGTTTCAAGGAAGCCGCCCTACGCCGTGACTTTACGATTAATGCCATGGGTATGGAACTGCCCGACTTGAAGCTTTGCGATCCTTACGGTGGCATTGATGACTTGAAGTCTCGCTGCTTGCGTCATGTGGGGCCTGCTTTTGCGGAAGATTCCTTGCGTATTCTTCGCGGTGTTCAGTTTGCCAGCCGATTCGCCTTGAACCTTGCTCCAGAAACAGTGGAGATGTGCCGCACCCTTTCGCTGGATGACTTGAGCATTGAACGTCTTTTCGAAGAATTCAAGAAATGGCTTTTGAAGCCGGGTAAGCCGTCTCTCGGTTTGAAGGCTTTCATTGACATTAAACTGGATGAGTACTTTCCTGAAGTGAATACCTCCGGTGAACTTCTTGACGCCATGGTTGGCTGCAGAAAGGGCTTGACGGATGAAGAAGCCGCGGAACTAGCCTTTGCCGCGTTGCTTTCTGGAAATGCTTTCCCAGGTAACGGTTGTGAAGATGTGAAGGCGCTTGCCAACAAGTTCCTTGCCCGCATTACAAATGAAATTCATCTGGTGCGCAAGGTCCCTGAAATTCTGAAATGCTACAGCGAACTGAATTATGAAACGGTTCCGGCGGCTCCAGTGCTGCGCCGCCTTGCGGTTCGTCTGGATGGATTGAAGCTTTTGGCCTTGCTGGTAAAATCCACCCCGAAAACTCAGTTCAAGTCCGCCTCCTTCGCGGAAGACCTTTGGGGCGCCGCGGAATCCCTTGGCGTTCTTAACGTCGCTCCGCAGCCTTTCCTCACAGGAAAAATGCTTATTGATCTCGGTGTAAAGCCGGGCAAGCAGATGGGCGAGATTATCAAGAAGAGTTTCGAACTCCAGCTGGATGGCGAATTGACGAACGCCGACGCTGCCCTTGCCTGGGCTAAGGCAGAACTTTCCGCATAG